One part of the Drosophila teissieri strain GT53w chromosome 3R, Prin_Dtei_1.1, whole genome shotgun sequence genome encodes these proteins:
- the LOC122622368 gene encoding uncharacterized protein LOC122622368, with protein MSQPRKCTTRGRNAATEDPETVNFPTSEVGSPQPQAITDDRLSTILEMQHRNLLEIVNAVRGSQTTQVVVLPKFNPESAGSSAATWCSTVDLIVGENPLDGSALLMALTKSLEGSASNWLSQICFAGMTWSQFQEMFLQQYEGNETPAATVFNVLNGRPNDGECLALYGSRLITTLMAKWKSMTAEEIAVSVALAHAANIDGRLQRTVFTTTVKTRNELQNELRAFSYGKRKDHPVPENSTSKRARLHPNVKCHFCGKIGHKIADCRSVKNNLKNQQGSSSSIGRLSDSKPGSITCYRCGNQGHIASACPARQSLSNQTKADEKRVNVCHVVEPIGTLISSD; from the exons ATGTCGCAACCGAGGAAATGTACGACTCGCGGGCGGAACGCGGCAACAGAGGACCCCGAAACAGTTAACTTCccgacatcagaagtgggatcgCCTCAGCCCCAAGCCATCACTGATGATCGCCTGTCCACAATTTTGGAAATGCAGCATCGTAATCTATTGGAAATTGTGAATGCCGTGAGGGGCTCGCAGACTACACAAGTAGTTGTACTACCCAAGTTCAACCCCGAGTCCGCCGGTTCAAGTGCAGCCACTTGGTGCTCTACAGTGGACCTTATTGTAGGAGAAAATCCTCTGGATGGCAGTGCTTTGCTCATGGCCTTAACCAAATCATTGGAGGGCAGTGCTTCTAATTGGCTGTCACAAATTTGTTTCGCCGGAATGACTTGGAGCCAATTCCAAGAAATGTTCCTTCAGCAGTATGAAGGCAATGAgacgccagcagcaacagtcttTAATGTATTAAACGGGCGGCCAAACGACGGCGAATGTCTTGCGCTGTATGGTAGCCGATTAATAACAACACTTATGGCAAAATGGAAGTCTATGACCGCAGAAGAAATTGCAGTGTCTGTTGCCCTGGCACATGCTGCAAATATAGATGGTAGGCTGCAACGCACTGTGTTCACAACTACTGTCAAAACACGCAACGAGTTGCAGAACGAGCTAAGAGCGTTTTCGTATGGCAAGAGGAAGGACCATCCCGTTCCAGAAAATTCTACCAGCAAAAGAGCTCGCCTACACCCAAATGTTAAGTGCCACTTTTGTGGAAAAATTGGCCACAAGATAGCTGACTGCCGCTCCGTGAAAAACAACTTAAAGAATCAACAAGGATCTAGTTCGAGTATTGGGCGCTTATCTGACTCTAAACCTGGGTCAATTACTTGCTATAGATGTGGAAACCAGGGGCATATAGCGTCAGCTTGCCCTGCAAGACAATCGTTGTCAAACCAAACTAAAGCCGACGAGAAGCGTGTCAACGTGTGTCACGTAGTCGAGCCAATTGGGACATTGATATCATCGG ATTAA